From the Ensifer adhaerens genome, the window ACGAGGCGATGCTCGAACAATGGCATCGCAAGGCCAATGGCCGCATCAATGTCTGGGTCGGGCTGGAGCACCTCTTCTATGCCGACGAGGCCGGGCAGCAGCGCGCCATTGCCATGGCGAAGAAGCATCAGACCGGCTTCCACACCCATTGCTCGGAAGCCGATATCGAGGTCGAGGAATTCATCAAGCGCTATGGCAAGCGGCCGATGTTCGCGCTGGAAGAGCTGGGCTTCTTCGAGACGCCGCGCACCATGATCGCGCATGCCGTCTGGCTCGATCCTTCCGAGGTCGAGCTGATCGCCAAATATCCGGTCTCCGTTGCGCATAATCCCGTCTCCAACATGAAGCTCGCCTCCGGCATCGCCCCGATCTCCGACATGCTGGCGGCGGGCGTACCGGTCGGGATCGGCACGGATGGCGAGAAGGAGAACAACAATTTCGACATGTTCGAGGAGATGAAGACCGCCTCGCTGCTTGGCAAGCTGCGGCATCGCGACGCCGCCGCCATGGACAGCTGGCAATGCCTGCGGATGGCAACCATCCTCGGCGCCAAGGCGATCGGCCTCGACCATGAAATCGGCTCCGTCGAGGTCGGCAAGCGCGCCGATATCATCGCAGTCAGCTCCGACACGCCGCGCATGACGCCGCTCTTCGGCGAGGGGCCGTATTTCAATCTGCAGCACAATCTCGTCCATGCCGTGCGCGGCAGCGATGTCGTGATGACCATGGTCGATGGCGAGATCATCGTTGAGGACGGGAAACTGACGGAAGTCGATCTCGACTACATCATCGCCGATGTCCGCAAGATGGCGCCCGACCACTTCGCCCGTCGTGCAGCATGGCTTGCCGAAAATGGCGGCGGCACGAAACAGTGGACCGAGGGCACCGGGAGCTGACCATGGCAAAGACCACCGACAGGATTGCACTCGACGACTGGTATGCCATCGCGACGGCAGGCGACCTCACCGCGACCATGGAAACGACACGGCTGCTCGGGCAGGCGATCGAATATGGTCTGGCTGCGGACGGAACGCCTCTGGTGCGCGAAATCCTCGATGACGGCGCCCGCGGCCCTGACCTGCCCGTGAAGGTCCGCTACGGGTGTCTCTTCACGACGCTGGGCAACCCGACAAAAGACATCGTCCACATCGCCGAGGCCGGCGAAGACGATCGCCGCTTTGTGCTCTGCGGCTGGGTGACGATGCGGGCCTCGGGCCTGCGCGTGGTCGAAAACTTTCTCGACATGGCGCATTTTCCCTTCGTGCACACCGACATTCTAGGGTCCGAACCGCATACGGAAGTGCCGGGCTATGCCAGCGAAATCCGCCGCGATGTGGACGAGGTCTGGGCGACGAACTGCACCTTCTTCCAGCCACGCATCGCAGCCACGGAAGACAAGGGCGATTTCGTGCACCTGACCTATCGCGTGCCCTCGCCTTTCGTCGTGATGCTTTATCGCGTCTGCCCGACATCGCCCAACCGGCTCGACGCCATCGCGCTGTTCATCCAGCCGATGGAAGACGGGCTCTGCCGGGCACAGCCGGTCATGTATCTCGTTGACCCAATATCGACCGACAACGCGCTGTTGAAGTTCGAGCAGGTGATCTTCATGCAGGATCGCATCATCGTTGAAAACCAGCGGCCGCTGCTCATGCCGCTGGAGCCGCGCGCGGAAATCCCGACGCGGGCGGACTCCTCCTCCATTGCATATCGCCGCTGGCTTAAGGAAAAAGGCATTCGCTTCGGCACCACGGCAGCGAGCGCCTGATGGAGGTTGTTTCGCCCACATCGCTGTCGCAAGCGCTGGCGCTGCATGCCAGCGGCGAAGGTCGCTTCTGCGCAGGCGGGACGGCACTGCAGCTCGATTGGGCCAAGGGCGCACCCAAACCGGTGAGGCTCATCGATCTGAGCCGCATCGCTGAGCTCAAAGGCCTGTCGCGCGGGGCTGACACGTTGCAGATTGGTCCGCTGACGACGCTGGCAGATCTGCTGCGCGCGCCTGTCGTGGCTGCTGAACTTCCCCTGCTGGCCGAAGGACTGGAGAAGGTAGCCGGTCCCTCCATCCGCAACAGGGCGACGCTTGGAGGCAACATTGCCGCCATGAACGGCTGCCTTCTGCCGGCGCTCCTGGCGCTAGATGCCAGGTTGGAATGGCTGGAACAGGATGGCGCAGTCCAGC encodes:
- a CDS encoding 5-methylthioadenosine/S-adenosylhomocysteine deaminase; translation: MSSGRILTAEFLLTMDADNSVITNGAVAIEDGRILQVAPFGTVKAAHPDFMVTKIENAVLMPGLINAHAHSGFLRGTAEHLPVWDWLTQHINPMHRVLRPHEAEAASFLCYAESALAGTTTVVDMWRFMEGSATAAEAVGTRLVAVPYVGEHPDYNYFDTLDMNEAMLEQWHRKANGRINVWVGLEHLFYADEAGQQRAIAMAKKHQTGFHTHCSEADIEVEEFIKRYGKRPMFALEELGFFETPRTMIAHAVWLDPSEVELIAKYPVSVAHNPVSNMKLASGIAPISDMLAAGVPVGIGTDGEKENNNFDMFEEMKTASLLGKLRHRDAAAMDSWQCLRMATILGAKAIGLDHEIGSVEVGKRADIIAVSSDTPRMTPLFGEGPYFNLQHNLVHAVRGSDVVMTMVDGEIIVEDGKLTEVDLDYIIADVRKMAPDHFARRAAWLAENGGGTKQWTEGTGS